The following proteins come from a genomic window of Azoarcus sp. PA01:
- a CDS encoding recombination-associated protein RdgC, translating into MWFKNLQVYRLPAGWDISAETLEDQLARKRFVPCGSQDQETRGWVSPTGDEFLLHRVGGQWLIALGVEQKLLPSSVVKQEAEERAEDIAARQGYKLGRKQMKDLREQVMQELLPRAFTRRRKVFAWIDPVGGWLGIDAPSQARAEDVLEVLRQSLDALPLGLLRTERSPTGAMADWLAGGDAPAGFTIDQDCELRSVSEDKAAVRYVRHPLEGDEVRGHLAAGKLPTRLALTFDDRVSFVLSEKLEIKRIDFLDVVREKLDEQGADDARALFDGGFALMTGELGRLLPALIDALGGELNAAAPGVELRPAA; encoded by the coding sequence ATGTGGTTCAAGAACCTGCAGGTTTATCGCCTTCCCGCCGGCTGGGACATCAGTGCCGAGACGCTCGAGGACCAGCTCGCGCGCAAGCGCTTCGTGCCGTGCGGCAGCCAGGACCAGGAAACCCGCGGCTGGGTGTCGCCGACCGGTGACGAATTCCTGTTGCACCGGGTCGGCGGGCAGTGGCTGATCGCGCTCGGCGTCGAGCAGAAGCTGCTGCCGTCGTCGGTGGTCAAGCAGGAGGCCGAAGAGCGCGCCGAGGACATCGCCGCGCGCCAGGGCTACAAGCTCGGTCGCAAGCAGATGAAGGATCTGCGCGAACAGGTGATGCAGGAACTGCTGCCGCGGGCCTTCACGCGGCGCCGCAAGGTCTTCGCGTGGATCGACCCTGTCGGAGGGTGGCTCGGCATCGATGCGCCGAGCCAGGCCCGCGCGGAGGACGTTCTGGAGGTATTGCGCCAGTCTCTCGATGCCCTCCCGCTCGGTTTGCTGCGTACCGAGCGTTCGCCGACCGGCGCGATGGCCGACTGGCTCGCCGGCGGCGATGCGCCGGCCGGGTTTACGATCGACCAGGATTGCGAGCTGCGCTCGGTCAGCGAAGACAAGGCGGCGGTGCGTTATGTGCGTCACCCGCTCGAAGGCGACGAGGTGCGCGGCCACCTCGCGGCCGGCAAGCTGCCGACGCGCCTCGCGTTGACGTTCGACGATCGCGTCAGCTTCGTGCTGAGCGAGAAGCTCGAGATCAAGCGCATCGATTTCCTCGATGTCGTCAGGGAAAAGCTCGACGAGCAGGGGGCGGACGACGCGCGCGCGCTGTTCGACGGCGGTTTCGCGCTGATGACGGGAGAACTGGGCCGGTTGCTGCCGGCGCTCATCGACGCGCTGGGCGGCGAGCTGAACGCCGCGGCCCCCGGCGTCGAGCTGCGGCCCGCGGCGTGA
- a CDS encoding SRPBCC family protein — MNFEHLVVVNDPADPLLTALNREEVWFGLLCRAEDARPFLPGLEACTIVERSANELVRELQFGSALIRDRVTLMPMESICFESERTASHPGGSLTITIEEPAEGVLVLRFRYLTTLPEEAGSPDRAYAEYVKAAYHQSDLDTVRVIRMIAESGRLQ; from the coding sequence GTGAACTTTGAACATCTGGTGGTCGTGAATGACCCCGCCGACCCCCTGCTCACCGCGCTCAATCGCGAAGAAGTGTGGTTCGGGCTGCTGTGCCGGGCCGAGGATGCGCGGCCGTTCCTGCCCGGGCTCGAGGCGTGCACGATCGTCGAACGGAGCGCGAACGAGCTCGTCCGGGAACTGCAGTTCGGCAGCGCGCTGATTCGCGACCGGGTCACGCTGATGCCAATGGAATCGATCTGCTTCGAGTCCGAACGCACTGCGAGCCATCCCGGAGGCAGCCTGACGATCACCATCGAGGAACCGGCCGAAGGCGTCCTCGTGCTGCGTTTCCGCTACCTGACGACCTTGCCCGAAGAGGCGGGAAGTCCCGACCGGGCCTATGCCGAATACGTCAAGGCCGCCTATCATCAGTCGGATCTCGACACCGTGCGCGTGATCCGCATGATCGCCGAGTCGGGGCGCCTCCAGTAA
- a CDS encoding EAL domain-containing protein: MKTMRVLYIEDSEADADLARRRLAQRAPEIALEVVTTLQRGLSRLAAQPPPFDVVLSDLHLPDGTGLDLLAHVRMNHLPVAVVVLTGAGNHEAAMAALKAGADAYQVKRADYLDQLPATLRGALARFRDPAGRRIRPLRVLYAEHDELEALRTHRHLAHYAPHIHLTLATSAAEVLARLPAARDAAPDFDVLLFDHAAGSLDGLELARIVQHEHHLALPLVLVSAHGGEDLVARTMELGVDDFIAKYPGYLHALPATLEKVRERAELIHERAELRATTAHLAHLLSASPTVLYTLQIGDDGRPQASWVSDNIVSILGVSSADALSPGWWLAHVHPDDRAAWSATQTALLHEGHRSHEYRLLGGKEQVTWIRDDARVLRDVGGAAVEVVGTWTEITAQKQTELLQAARSAVLNRLVGDDPLPVILDDVARRLETLAPEMRVSILLLDESRTRLVHAAAPNLPASYLDAIEGLAVAEGQGSCGTAMARGEPVFTEDVFTDPDWDAYRDLARRANFRACWSFPFRDDDGKLLGTFAVYFYRPRPIDPAMIELIREFSGLTSLAVQKFRAAAALRQTAAVIESTRDGVMVTDLSQRIVSVNRAWCEITGFSEEEALGKSPSILKSGLQDDGFYRQLWDAVARTGNWQGELWNRRKNGELYPQWLSVSTVYDEHHKPVRYVGVMTDISQLKQSQAQLERLAHYDPLTDLPNRLLVQSRLEHAIEQAARQQLGLGVLFIDLDHFKNINDSLGHASGDELLVAISWRLRTRLRPEDTLARWGGDEFLVILDNLRKPDESASVAQNLIDLMREPFPLSGGEVVYVGASVGISLYPQDGTSAAELIQHADAALNQAKAQGRNTFRFFTEALSEAAQRHVDLERRLRVALEQQAFVVHYQPQIDIASGRVTGCEALVRWQATDENAVSPNRFIPFAEESGLIVPLGEWVLETACRQAREWRDAGFGPLRVGVNLSARQLWQAELPDRIAAILQRTGLPPECLELELTESMIMGHEAQAEQRLGLLRSMGIALAIDDFGTGYSSLAYLKNFPIEMLKIDQGFVRHIPDDRKDTEITAGIIALARKLNIKVLAEGVETDAQLAFLTEQGCDAYQGYLFSRPLPAEEFTQLFVQQAR; encoded by the coding sequence ATGAAGACGATGCGCGTCCTCTACATCGAGGACTCCGAAGCGGATGCGGATCTGGCGCGGCGCCGGCTCGCGCAGCGCGCGCCCGAGATCGCGCTGGAAGTGGTCACGACGCTGCAGCGCGGGTTGTCGCGCCTCGCTGCGCAGCCGCCGCCGTTCGACGTCGTGCTGTCGGATCTCCACCTGCCCGACGGCACCGGCCTCGACCTGCTTGCGCACGTGCGCATGAATCATCTGCCGGTCGCGGTGGTCGTCCTGACCGGCGCCGGCAATCACGAAGCGGCAATGGCGGCACTGAAAGCCGGCGCCGATGCGTACCAGGTCAAGCGCGCCGACTACCTCGACCAATTGCCCGCGACGCTGCGCGGCGCGCTGGCGCGATTTCGCGACCCGGCCGGGCGACGCATCCGCCCGCTGCGCGTGCTGTACGCCGAGCACGACGAACTCGAAGCGCTGCGCACCCACCGCCACCTCGCGCATTACGCGCCGCACATCCACCTGACCCTTGCGACGAGCGCCGCCGAAGTGCTGGCGCGCCTGCCCGCCGCTCGCGACGCAGCGCCCGACTTCGACGTGCTGCTGTTCGATCATGCCGCCGGCAGCCTCGACGGCCTGGAACTCGCGCGCATCGTGCAGCACGAGCATCACCTCGCACTGCCGCTCGTGCTGGTCTCCGCGCATGGCGGTGAAGACCTCGTCGCGCGGACGATGGAACTGGGCGTCGATGACTTCATCGCGAAGTACCCCGGCTACCTGCACGCGCTGCCGGCAACGCTGGAAAAAGTGCGCGAGCGCGCCGAGCTGATCCACGAACGGGCCGAACTGCGTGCGACGACGGCCCATCTCGCGCACCTGCTGTCGGCGAGCCCGACGGTTCTCTACACGCTGCAGATCGGCGACGACGGCAGGCCGCAGGCGAGTTGGGTCAGCGACAACATCGTGTCGATCCTCGGCGTCAGCTCCGCCGATGCCCTTTCACCGGGGTGGTGGCTCGCGCACGTGCATCCGGACGACCGCGCGGCGTGGAGCGCGACCCAGACGGCGCTGCTGCACGAAGGGCACCGCAGCCACGAATACCGCTTGCTCGGCGGCAAGGAGCAGGTGACGTGGATCCGCGACGACGCGCGCGTGCTGCGTGACGTCGGCGGTGCAGCGGTCGAAGTGGTCGGCACCTGGACCGAGATCACGGCACAAAAGCAGACCGAGCTGCTGCAGGCCGCGCGCAGCGCGGTGCTGAACCGCCTCGTCGGCGACGATCCGCTGCCGGTGATCCTCGACGATGTCGCGCGGCGGCTCGAAACCCTCGCACCCGAAATGCGCGTCTCGATCCTGCTCCTCGATGAATCGCGTACCCGCCTCGTCCATGCCGCTGCCCCGAACCTCCCCGCCTCTTACCTCGACGCGATCGAAGGCCTCGCAGTGGCGGAAGGCCAGGGGTCGTGCGGCACCGCGATGGCCCGCGGCGAACCGGTATTCACCGAAGACGTGTTCACCGATCCGGACTGGGACGCTTATCGCGACCTCGCACGCAGGGCGAATTTCCGGGCCTGCTGGTCGTTCCCGTTCCGCGACGACGACGGCAAGCTGCTCGGCACTTTTGCGGTCTATTTCTACCGGCCGCGCCCGATCGACCCGGCGATGATCGAGCTGATCCGGGAATTCTCGGGCCTGACGTCGCTCGCCGTGCAGAAATTCCGCGCCGCGGCCGCGTTGCGCCAGACCGCGGCAGTCATCGAGAGCACCCGCGACGGCGTCATGGTCACCGACCTGTCGCAGCGCATCGTCAGCGTCAATCGGGCGTGGTGCGAAATCACCGGGTTTTCCGAAGAGGAAGCGCTCGGAAAAAGTCCGAGCATCCTTAAATCCGGCCTGCAGGACGACGGGTTCTACCGCCAGCTGTGGGACGCCGTCGCGCGCACCGGCAACTGGCAGGGCGAGCTGTGGAACCGGCGCAAGAACGGCGAGCTTTATCCGCAGTGGTTGAGCGTCAGCACCGTCTACGACGAGCACCACAAGCCGGTCCGCTACGTCGGCGTGATGACCGACATCAGCCAGTTGAAGCAGTCGCAAGCGCAGCTCGAGCGCCTCGCGCATTACGATCCGCTGACCGACCTGCCGAACCGCCTGCTCGTGCAGTCGCGCCTCGAACACGCGATCGAGCAGGCGGCGCGTCAGCAGCTCGGCCTCGGCGTGCTGTTCATCGACCTGGACCACTTCAAGAACATCAACGACAGCCTCGGTCACGCCAGCGGCGACGAGCTGCTGGTCGCGATCTCGTGGCGCCTGCGCACGCGCCTGCGCCCGGAGGACACGCTCGCGCGCTGGGGCGGCGACGAGTTCCTCGTCATCCTCGACAACCTCAGGAAACCCGACGAATCGGCCAGCGTCGCGCAGAACCTGATCGACCTGATGCGCGAACCGTTCCCGCTGTCCGGCGGCGAAGTCGTGTATGTCGGCGCGAGCGTCGGCATCAGCCTCTATCCGCAGGACGGCACGAGCGCCGCCGAGCTGATCCAGCACGCCGACGCCGCGCTGAACCAGGCCAAGGCGCAGGGCCGCAACACTTTCCGCTTCTTCACCGAAGCGCTGAGCGAGGCGGCGCAACGGCACGTCGACCTCGAGCGCCGCCTGCGCGTCGCGCTCGAGCAGCAGGCGTTCGTCGTCCATTACCAGCCGCAAATCGACATCGCCAGCGGGCGCGTGACGGGATGCGAAGCGCTGGTGCGCTGGCAGGCCACCGACGAAAACGCGGTGTCGCCGAACCGCTTCATTCCTTTTGCCGAGGAAAGCGGCCTGATCGTGCCGCTCGGCGAGTGGGTCCTCGAGACCGCGTGCCGGCAGGCACGCGAGTGGCGCGACGCCGGTTTCGGGCCGCTCAGAGTGGGGGTGAACCTGTCGGCGCGCCAGTTATGGCAGGCGGAACTGCCGGACCGCATCGCCGCGATCCTCCAGCGCACCGGGCTGCCGCCCGAATGTCTCGAGCTCGAGCTCACCGAGAGCATGATCATGGGCCACGAAGCGCAGGCCGAGCAACGCCTCGGCCTGCTCAGGTCGATGGGAATAGCGCTGGCGATCGACGATTTCGGCACCGGCTACTCGTCGCTGGCGTACCTGAAGAACTTCCCGATCGAAATGCTCAAGATCGATCAGGGTTTCGTCCGCCACATCCCCGACGATCGCAAAGACACCGAGATCACGGCAGGCATCATCGCGCTCGCGCGCAAGCTCAATATCAAGGTGCTCGCCGAAGGGGTCGAAACCGACGCGCAGCTCGCGTTCCTGACCGAACAGGGCTGCGACGCGTACCAGGGCTACCTGTTCAGCCGCCCGCTGCCGGCCGAGGAGTTCACGCAGCTGTTCGTCCAGCAGGCCCGATAG
- a CDS encoding ATP-binding protein, with amino-acid sequence MIWPALTVLPGRLLAPLLLAGFALIGAALNYVIQVQEFRDQVATDQRRRLTEILNFEQNRLEAQTGLGSRFHISRLVASMGLRSGLTHALLVDANGQVVGAMLRARLNRPLTDAIASDAPAIRAGLLALASAQGKGIELVQPRGDFALLGRVAIRPDMTLIVRSDLGIPLALRTAAGYHELWRETALILLFTAALAILLHVLWFSRTARLTQTVAAIGEGRFNTRSGLTGRDELGKIGHALDRMADDLRIRQANLEQLSALINHSPVVAIEWRNAGGLPVTYVSDSIRQWGYTPGELLSGAVRYRDLIHVEDRPRLRAALIRHLAEGPDDYRGEHRVRHVSGQWIWLDGRTWLSRDASGKVTHIRSVLLDVTSLKNTEEALLRLNATLEARVVERTAQLEAANRELESFSYAISHDLKAPLRGIDGYSQILLEDYRERLDDQGQQFLANIRRGVAQMHELIEDLLAYAHIDRAAPQPEPVSVQQLVAEVLDSYAHEISTLGAEIDVDVRTPELSVDRNGLALVLRNLVGNALKFSRNAAPPRIGISSREEAGAMRLQVRDNGIGFDMKYHDRIFGIFQRLHRAEDYPGTGVGLALVRKAIERMGGTVRAESEPGKGATFLVEFPL; translated from the coding sequence TCCTGAACTTCGAACAGAACCGGCTCGAAGCCCAGACCGGACTGGGAAGCCGCTTTCACATCAGCCGTCTCGTCGCCAGCATGGGACTTCGCTCCGGGCTCACGCACGCGTTGCTGGTCGATGCCAACGGCCAGGTGGTCGGCGCAATGCTGCGCGCGCGGCTCAACCGCCCGCTCACCGACGCGATCGCTTCCGACGCCCCGGCTATCCGCGCCGGCCTGCTGGCGCTCGCGTCGGCCCAGGGGAAAGGGATCGAGCTCGTCCAGCCGCGCGGCGATTTCGCGCTGCTGGGCCGGGTTGCGATCCGTCCCGACATGACGCTGATCGTGCGCAGCGATCTCGGCATTCCGCTCGCGCTCCGCACCGCCGCGGGTTACCACGAGCTGTGGCGGGAAACCGCACTGATCCTGCTTTTCACTGCGGCGCTCGCGATTTTGCTGCACGTGCTGTGGTTCAGCCGCACCGCCCGGCTGACCCAGACCGTGGCGGCGATCGGGGAAGGGCGATTCAACACGCGCAGCGGCCTGACCGGGCGCGACGAGCTGGGGAAAATCGGCCATGCGCTCGACCGCATGGCCGATGACCTGCGGATACGCCAGGCAAACCTCGAGCAACTGTCGGCCCTGATCAACCATTCGCCGGTCGTCGCGATCGAGTGGCGCAACGCAGGCGGTCTGCCGGTCACGTACGTCAGCGACAGCATCAGGCAATGGGGTTACACGCCCGGCGAATTGCTGTCCGGCGCCGTCCGCTACCGCGACCTGATTCACGTCGAAGACCGCCCGCGCCTGCGGGCCGCGCTCATCCGCCATCTTGCCGAAGGGCCGGACGATTACCGCGGGGAGCATCGCGTGCGCCACGTCAGCGGACAGTGGATCTGGCTCGACGGCCGCACCTGGCTGAGCCGCGACGCGAGCGGCAAGGTCACGCACATCCGCAGCGTGCTGCTCGACGTCACGTCGCTGAAGAATACCGAGGAGGCGCTGTTGCGGCTCAATGCGACGCTCGAAGCGCGCGTCGTCGAGCGCACCGCGCAGCTCGAGGCCGCCAACCGCGAGCTCGAATCGTTTTCGTACGCGATCTCGCACGATCTCAAGGCTCCGCTGCGCGGCATCGACGGCTACAGCCAGATCCTGCTCGAAGACTACCGCGAGCGGCTCGACGACCAGGGGCAGCAGTTCCTCGCCAACATCCGCCGCGGCGTCGCGCAGATGCACGAACTGATCGAGGATCTGCTCGCCTATGCGCATATCGATCGCGCGGCACCGCAACCCGAGCCGGTGTCGGTGCAGCAGCTCGTCGCCGAGGTCCTCGACAGCTACGCGCACGAAATCTCGACGCTCGGCGCGGAAATAGACGTCGACGTGCGCACACCGGAACTCTCGGTCGACCGCAACGGTCTCGCGCTGGTACTGCGCAATCTCGTCGGCAATGCGCTGAAGTTCAGCCGCAACGCGGCGCCGCCGCGCATCGGGATCAGCAGTCGCGAGGAAGCGGGCGCGATGCGCCTGCAGGTTCGCGACAACGGCATCGGTTTCGACATGAAATATCACGATCGAATATTCGGCATATTCCAGCGGCTGCACCGCGCCGAAGACTACCCCGGCACCGGCGTCGGCCTGGCGCTGGTGCGCAAGGCGATCGAACGCATGGGCGGGACCGTGCGTGCTGAAAGCGAACCCGGCAAAGGTGCCACTTTCCTCGTGGAGTTTCCGCTATGA
- the efp gene encoding elongation factor P — protein sequence MKTAQELRSGNVIMVGADPLVVQKAEYNKSGRNSAVVKMKLKNLLTGAPSESVYKADDKFEVVQLDKKEVTYSYFADPMYVFMDADYEQYEVEAENMTDALKYLEDGLQCEVVFYNGKAISVDLPNSVVREVIYTEPAVKGDTSGKVMKPAKIASGFELPVPAFVEIGDKIEIDTRTDEYKNRVK from the coding sequence ATGAAAACCGCACAGGAACTTCGCTCCGGCAACGTCATCATGGTGGGCGCCGACCCGCTCGTGGTGCAGAAGGCCGAATACAACAAGTCCGGCCGCAACTCCGCGGTCGTGAAGATGAAACTCAAGAATCTCCTGACCGGCGCGCCGTCGGAGTCGGTGTACAAGGCCGACGACAAGTTCGAAGTCGTCCAGCTCGACAAGAAGGAAGTCACGTACTCGTACTTCGCCGATCCGATGTACGTGTTCATGGATGCCGACTACGAACAGTACGAAGTCGAAGCCGAGAACATGACCGACGCGCTGAAGTACCTCGAAGACGGCCTGCAGTGCGAAGTCGTGTTCTACAACGGCAAGGCGATTTCGGTCGACCTGCCCAATTCGGTCGTCCGCGAAGTGATCTACACTGAACCCGCGGTCAAGGGCGACACGTCGGGCAAAGTCATGAAGCCGGCGAAGATCGCCAGCGGCTTCGAGTTGCCGGTGCCGGCGTTCGTCGAAATCGGCGACAAGATCGAAATCGACACGCGCACCGACGAGTACAAGAACCGCGTCAAGTAA
- the earP gene encoding elongation factor P maturation arginine rhamnosyltransferase EarP, producing the protein MNACADERLRDWDIFCRVVDNFGDIGVCWRLAKGLAGDHGLAVRLWIDDLEAFARLCPEISTVDGRNFAGGVEIRRWSRDFPSVEPAAAVIEAFGCELPESYLAAMAARPSPPPWINLEYLSAESWVDECHRMTSPHPRLPLVKHFFFPGFSLHTAGLLRERGLLDARDRFRTEPALRDALLRSLGVAPPPPGTRLISLFAYAHPALAALLARWANGDEPVLLLVPEGPVVDDVMRFFGAHRGAAGACRRRGALTAAVLPFVDQERYDRLLWGCDVNFVRGEDSFVRAQWAGQPFAWHIYRQEQDAHRIKLEAFLDRYTAAMERSAAAAVRQFWLAWNGWGDVGSAWCPFAAALPAIGAHNRSWAQALASAPDLASSLVQFSRNTVK; encoded by the coding sequence ATGAACGCTTGCGCTGACGAACGCCTTCGCGACTGGGATATCTTCTGCCGGGTTGTGGATAACTTCGGGGATATCGGGGTCTGCTGGCGCCTGGCCAAAGGGCTTGCGGGCGATCACGGGCTCGCGGTCCGCCTGTGGATCGATGACCTGGAAGCGTTCGCGCGGCTGTGTCCGGAAATTTCGACGGTCGACGGGCGAAACTTCGCCGGCGGCGTCGAAATTCGTCGCTGGAGTCGCGACTTTCCGTCCGTCGAACCGGCCGCCGCAGTCATCGAAGCGTTCGGCTGCGAGCTGCCGGAAAGTTATCTGGCAGCGATGGCGGCGCGTCCGTCGCCGCCGCCGTGGATCAATCTCGAATACCTGTCGGCCGAAAGCTGGGTCGACGAGTGCCACCGCATGACCTCGCCGCACCCCCGCCTGCCGCTGGTGAAGCATTTCTTCTTTCCGGGTTTTTCGCTGCATACCGCTGGCCTGTTGCGCGAACGCGGCCTGCTCGATGCACGCGACCGTTTCCGCACCGAGCCGGCGCTGCGCGATGCGCTGCTACGCTCGCTGGGAGTCGCCCCGCCGCCTCCGGGAACGCGGCTGATATCGCTGTTCGCGTACGCACACCCCGCGCTCGCGGCGCTGCTCGCGCGCTGGGCGAATGGCGACGAGCCGGTGCTGCTGCTCGTGCCCGAAGGGCCTGTCGTCGACGACGTGATGCGTTTTTTCGGCGCTCACCGAGGGGCGGCGGGAGCGTGCCGCCGGCGCGGCGCGCTGACGGCGGCCGTCCTGCCTTTCGTCGACCAGGAGCGCTACGACCGCCTGCTGTGGGGCTGCGACGTCAATTTCGTCCGCGGCGAAGACTCGTTCGTGCGCGCGCAGTGGGCCGGCCAGCCGTTCGCCTGGCACATTTACCGCCAGGAGCAGGACGCCCACCGGATCAAGCTCGAAGCTTTTCTCGACCGCTACACGGCGGCGATGGAACGCAGCGCGGCCGCGGCGGTCAGGCAGTTCTGGCTGGCGTGGAACGGCTGGGGCGACGTCGGCTCGGCGTGGTGCCCGTTCGCCGCCGCGTTGCCTGCGATCGGCGCCCATAACCGGTCGTGGGCGCAGGCGCTCGCGAGCGCGCCGGATCTGGCTTCGTCGCTGGTGCAATTTTCGCGGAACACAGTAAAATGA
- a CDS encoding 16S rRNA pseudouridine(516) synthase → MQIERILHSQGFGSRKICRALIRAGRVTISGHVQDNPFADLPTEDLVFMVDRETWRYRDKAYLMLHKPSGYECSRQPQFHAPVFALLPQPLVNRGVQAIGRLDQDTTGLLLLSDDGQFIHAWSSGRKRVPKIYEVVVRHPVSETLTAALLAGVQLHDDPAPVAAAACERTGERSLKLTITEGKYHQVKRMVAAAGNRVEALHRSGIGGLMLPDDLAPGQWRWLDDDDLARLADFNTTKD, encoded by the coding sequence ATGCAAATCGAACGAATTCTCCACTCCCAGGGCTTCGGCAGCCGCAAGATTTGTCGCGCCCTGATCCGCGCCGGCCGCGTGACGATTTCCGGCCACGTCCAGGACAACCCTTTTGCCGACCTGCCGACCGAAGATCTGGTCTTCATGGTCGATCGCGAGACCTGGCGGTATCGCGACAAGGCCTACCTGATGCTGCACAAGCCTTCCGGTTACGAGTGCTCGCGCCAGCCGCAGTTCCATGCGCCGGTGTTCGCGCTGTTGCCGCAACCGCTGGTGAACCGCGGCGTCCAGGCGATCGGCCGGCTCGACCAGGACACCACCGGCCTGCTGCTGCTGTCCGATGACGGACAGTTCATCCACGCGTGGAGCTCCGGCCGCAAACGTGTGCCGAAAATCTACGAAGTCGTCGTGCGTCACCCGGTCAGCGAGACGCTCACCGCAGCGCTGCTCGCCGGCGTGCAGCTTCACGACGATCCCGCGCCGGTCGCAGCAGCGGCTTGCGAACGAACGGGGGAGCGGAGTCTAAAGCTGACGATCACCGAAGGCAAGTACCACCAGGTCAAGCGCATGGTCGCTGCCGCCGGCAATCGCGTCGAGGCGCTGCACCGCAGCGGCATCGGCGGCCTGATGCTGCCCGACGACCTCGCCCCCGGCCAGTGGCGCTGGCTCGACGACGACGATCTCGCCCGGCTGGCCGACTTCAATACGACAAAAGACTGA
- a CDS encoding response regulator, protein MTSEAVPGPILLVEDNNVDLDLALRAFARRERTSPIEIEVARDGEEALAFLPRWESGHPTPAVILLDNKLPRVSGLDVLRKLKTHERFRRIPVVMLTSSTEDEDVRTAYDAGVNSYIVKPIDFGRFIEVAAQIEVYWCAVNHTQR, encoded by the coding sequence ATGACCAGCGAAGCCGTCCCCGGCCCGATCCTCCTCGTCGAGGACAACAACGTCGACCTCGATCTGGCGTTGCGCGCCTTCGCGCGCCGCGAGCGGACCAGCCCGATCGAGATCGAAGTGGCACGCGACGGCGAAGAGGCGCTCGCGTTCCTGCCGCGCTGGGAAAGCGGTCATCCGACGCCCGCGGTGATCCTCCTCGACAACAAGCTGCCGCGCGTCAGCGGCCTCGACGTGCTGCGAAAGCTCAAGACGCACGAGCGCTTCCGGCGCATTCCGGTGGTGATGCTGACTTCATCGACCGAAGACGAGGATGTCAGGACGGCTTACGACGCGGGCGTGAATTCCTACATCGTCAAACCGATCGACTTCGGCAGATTCATCGAAGTCGCCGCGCAGATCGAGGTCTACTGGTGCGCGGTGAACCACACCCAGCGATGA